In Methanobacterium sp., the sequence AATATCTGGATGGTCTGGAAGTAACCGAAGCTGATCCCCTGGTTGATTACATTCTTTCCTTTGAAAAGGTTAATGAGGCCATAAAAGGCCAGAAGCGGAAAGATTTTGAGGATTACCTTGCAGATATTATAGAAAAAGAAGGAATAATTAAGATTACCAAGGATAACGGTATTTTCATAGCCAGTAACCAAAGTTTGAGGTGAGCCTTTGCTTTGGGAGAAAAAAATAAGGGTTAAAGAATTAAATGAACTGATATGAAATTCATTATATCCGTAAAAACACCACTATGGCAATGTTTCATTATTTATTGTTACGGGCATAGAAATGTTAATTTACTGGATAGGACTCAAAATAGATAAACTGGTTTGAGTATAATTATGACCACTAAAACTGAACACTACAACAAATCAAACCTTACCCTGGCAGGAATCCTATTCTTCCTGGCAGGTTGCATTATTTTAATGGGTATCATAACTGCTGAATCGTTTTACCCCGAAAATTACACATACACCACTGCGAACAGCATGATAAGTGATTTAGGAGCCACTGAGCCACCAAACAGTATCATAACCCAACCATCGGCAACGATATTCAACTTCAGCATGATATTAACCGGAATTCTAGTCCTTATCGGCACCTATTTCCTATTCAGATATTACAATGACCGGATTGCAGGAATTTTAACAGGTCTGTTGGGATTGGGAGCTTTAGGTGTGGGAGTATTCCCCGGGAATATCAATCCACAACACCCAGTATTTGCCCTGACAACCTTCATCAGTGGTGGATTATCAGCTATTTACTCCTACCGATTAATCAAATCACCCCTTAAATACATAACACTCCTCTTTGGAATAATATGTTTGGTTTTCCTTTTTACAGCCAGTATATTCATGCCAATATTGGGAGGGGGCGGGGTGGAAAGATGGGTGGCTTATCCCATTGTTCTATGGCTACTAGGATTCGGAGGATACCTTTTAGGTCTGGGATCCAAAGAAAACAAACAATAAACCATAATTAAAATTTAATATCTATTAAAATTCAGTATAGGTTTGGAAACAAGTTTGATCCAAATAATTAAAGATTTAAAAACAGGTTAAAATAATTAGTTTTTATGGGAAAGGGAAAATCAGGGGGTTCATTAAGTGTATAAAAAAGAGTACAGACTGAAATTAACCGCTCCAGAAGAGGCAGTCAAACTAATTAAAAAAG encodes:
- a CDS encoding DUF998 domain-containing protein, coding for MTTKTEHYNKSNLTLAGILFFLAGCIILMGIITAESFYPENYTYTTANSMISDLGATEPPNSIITQPSATIFNFSMILTGILVLIGTYFLFRYYNDRIAGILTGLLGLGALGVGVFPGNINPQHPVFALTTFISGGLSAIYSYRLIKSPLKYITLLFGIICLVFLFTASIFMPILGGGGVERWVAYPIVLWLLGFGGYLLGLGSKENKQ